The Juglans regia cultivar Chandler chromosome 6, Walnut 2.0, whole genome shotgun sequence genome contains the following window.
TAACTTCCCATACAAGAAAACAAGATTGTCATTCaacataaatatttagaaagttACAAAAagattcctctctctctctcgtgtgtAGATTATACCtccataataatatatatatatatatatatatatgtatatagaacaAGCATGAGAAGTATAGGAACAGGAATGAATGTAGTTTTTGGAACCCAAAACTGCTAAGttttcacagagagagagagagagagagagagagagatggcaaGTGAAGTGGTGAAGAGGGTAAAGTGTGGGTGCTGTGGGATGTGGGAGGAGTGCACAGTGGAGTACATTGAATGGGTTCAGGAGCGGTTTGGAGGAGTCTGGGTTTGTGGGCTATGCGAAGAAGCTATCAAAGATGAGCAAGCACGTCTTGGTGTTGGAGTTGAGGCTGCTTTGAGGATGCATGCCACCTTTCTAGAGTCTGCACATGCTGATCCTGCTGCTCGCATGGCTCCTTCCATTCTTGAACTCATCAAAAAGATCATGTCTTCTTCTTTGTCACCAAAGGCTTCTTTGCCCTAACTCTTTTTACGCTCTTTATCCAAAATGTTAACATTGTTTGTGATGCTAACATTGATGCTTTTGTGATGGCTATGGAGCTGAAAATAGAACAGTTGGCCAGTTGCTCTTTCATCTAAATGCCTCTcccttttaaatttatttggaatgatttattaaaaatccTTCACAGCCCTGACCCATTATCCATCTTGATTGCATATAGCTTAGGAAGTGGGTCCTGAACAAGGATTATGCTGATGAATGCAAAAGGTTTGGGCAGCATTAGCTACTCCTTCACATCCATCTCAGGTACAGCAAGACAAGAGACCAGATAAAACAAAGCAGCTCTTTAAATTACAACAAATCATACAAACAAATCACTATTGGTACAGCAAGCCAAGTTGAGTTGCCTATCTTATGCAGGAAATATCTTTACATATGTTTACAAGATTTAACACGTTTTTTACACACACAATAAAACTTAAATCGAGTTGCATAAACACATCCTTTCAAAAGCACCGATCATATCTTTCTTTTGGCTAGTGGTTGGGACCCAAAAGAGATAGAAGAAAAGTCCTGTAATGACCTGATGTTTCTGAGTGGACTGCATCATTCAATGTCTTCTTGTATTTCTTCAGGTATTCGACTTTTATGTACTGCATATCGATCTCAGTCCTCGTCACAATGACCCTCACCAGGGTGGTGTCGTTAGTCCCCAAACCCTTCATAGATTTACGCAACACCTGCAAAGTTTCAGCAAATAGTCAGTAAATTCTTGAGCACCATAGTCCCAAAGTATCAGTAAGTAAAATAACTGGCCCCTGCTTTTCCAGACAAACATGAGATATGGAAACAGAAAAAAACAGTTTGgctaatcataatttaatatcTATCGAGTTTCAAAATCCAAATGGATTTAGTCATTAATCAATGGGTTAGGTCCACTAGTTCATTGCTGGTTTATAATCTTTACAATGGAATTTATTGGAATAATCGAAGGGGACATTTAGTGGCTCAATCAGAAGGAAGTTATGCAAAAGCTACAAAACTATTATAAGGCCAGCAATTAGAAATCGATCCTTGTATTTGATGTTATAGACCTTATTCacacaaaggaaaaatattgcGTAGAGatttaggccccatttggtttcacagatggtctcaacccatcttattacatattatctcatctcatctcaacatccaaacaccatttaaatacaaatacttttcaatttcaaatttttaattttttaactttttcatctaatcattatcttaatcattataactttcccaaacttccaaacaaaccacaaaaacaattctactttttcaaatcccaaaataaaaaatatattaaaaaattacattttaacaatatttcaactttataatttttttattcaactttttctctcatttcccaaaatctcatAGAACATCTTaaatcaaaccatttcactactattcacaaattatctaacTATtaagatttctcatctcatctgtataaccaaacaagaCCTAGACTTTAGACCACTCATTATTTTCTGGTGCTAGAATGAAACACTAAGCTTTTAACAAAATGATTTCAATGATCTAGCTGATTTTTACTGTACATGACGcggcataatttttttttttttaattagcgTTGTTCTGACATACTGTGTTTGAAATTTAGGGACGTAGTCCAAACTAGGATCATCCAACATAAAGAGACACACGTGTACCAGATAACACCACtatttccattttcattttccgCCAAATAACGTCTGCTGCAATATGAAATCTCAGAAGTAATATTTAGTTTGCCTTTTTATCATGAAGTGTCCCCTTTTTTAATAATTGCATGATAAACTTCTTCAATGTAACCAAATTCAGCTTAGAGAAACAACAGCTCAGCTTAGAGTGGATGATACCTTTGCAAAGTATTTTGCAGGATTCTCTGAGCAGCGTAAAATTGTCAAAAGAGCATATTCGAAGAGCCCAGACGTTTCACCCTTTACCGCCTGAGATAAGTTCAGTTTGGCTTAGTGTCGGACAAACATTGCAAGAGTTAAAAGGCCTCCTTTCTTCAGgcatataaattaaacaataataagCAAAAAGATAGAGACAGTGGAAACAAGATATACCTTTTTCAGTGAACTTCCATACATGTCATGGTAAGCAGAACTAATAGCAGCCAATTGTGCCCTGCTTCGCTCACTAAACATGCGGATGAAAGTCTTCTCATCTGTTCCCAATTTCTTCTCCCCTGCTTTATAAAGAGCCTTTGCATCCTTCTGGGTTATCTCTCTGTCAACTTCCAGACCTTCATAACGGAGTGTTCTTACATATGCAAGCAATAGCTACACAAAGTATTTTGCATCAAGATATTGAtgaattcatttccttttatatttttaaaagaaaattatcaaacATGGAATAGGCGTAAAATGGTTAAGCATCGAAAGGGTTTGTGATTCAAGCTGGATTTCGTGAAAAGTTCAGAGGTAGCATTAGTAAGGAAATCTGTTAACGGCCTTAACTCAAAGACTAGACTAACAGAGCGATCcttcaaaaacagaaaaagaaaaagaacatatGGAACCAGTTATAATCATAAATCATGCATCAGGTCACCCCTCACCACAGAGATATAGTATTGCAAAAATCACACTTGTGTCAGGACCAAAGAATCCCACTATTTCATGATCCAGCAACAGATGCCATAAATGACTTTATTGGGACctaattattacttttatatgcCTAATCTTCAATGCACATGCCATGTGGTAAGGATCATACTACACATATGCCTTCAGATCTTCTACAAAATATCaggtgacaaaaaaaaaaaaatcaaaacaaaacgaTAATAATTTCAGGGtctttttcaaaatgcaaagcatgtggacagaaaaaaaaagggcagCAAAAATGAGATAACTGGatgaaaaaaatctcaaaaattctcCTATAATGGAAAGCTAAGGATATATCTCTCCAAAGCAAAATATCCATACTTGACTAAAGCAAGATCGAGAAATATAGAAAGAAACTTTACCTTTTTATGATCTCCAGAGGCACAGATTTCAATATCATGTTCAAGGGGAACCCCAAATTTTGAGTGATATATTTGCTTAACATGCTGTATCTGGGATGGGGTACGAGAACAGATTACTTCAGTGGCAGCTTCAAGGTTCTTTGTCTCTACACGTAATGCCTGCCAGACAATTAGTGCATCACGTCCCGCCGGATCGTGCATCCAGAGCAGAACTGCTGTCTAAGGGATGATTATAAGATGATCAggagttaaaaaatacataaaccaaagaaaagaaaaaaggatatTGATCAAGATGCTTTGCCACAGCTCTTTGCAAAATACTATCATATACAATTTTTCCTGGTAGCTGagtgaaaaagacaaaaaaagaataaaataaaagagaaaacagaTCAAAGAGTAGACACGCTCCACAGACCTCAGCCTAAAACAATTAAAGAGTATGTGTAACAAGTCCTAGATCTGCATTTATTAAACGACAAATATTCTATGTAACTAAGTTAGCATGGattgagggtttttttttttttttttggatgtcGGAGAACCTCTCCAAGACaggggcccttcggacccacccttgcagagtaaaccctggtctcgtgcaccgcaccctcgaaAGTTTCCCTACATGGAATTGATTAAACCGATGGCTTTTTACCAtggggtgtggccccaaagaattgtttgcacccatgaagtgttgaaccttggatcTTGAAgtgagtgataccccaagaccaaggccttcagcACTTGGGCCAACCCTTTGGGTTCGCATGCATTGAGGTATTATACAACAAATAGAACCTTTATTGTATACTAAGAATATCTCTGGGCTGGTTTGGATACTAATAATATCTCAGAATATTactgaaatagtttgagttaataggttttattgggttttggaaaaggagagagaaaaagttgaataaaatattatagagttaaaagattgtttgaatattatttttattttgaaatttaaaaaaattttattgctttttgtgttttatttggaagtttgaaaaaattgtaataactaggtaataattagatgaaacagtcgaatatttgaaattaaaaagtgttttgtatttgagtgatgtttagaaaggaaatatttaagaatatctaAGAATACCCGAGAACAATTATGTTCCCAAACATGCcctcaatgttattattttgatcCCCAAAGTTTTAGTTAAGCAACTTAATCTTATATCCCCTGCTTTCCTATGTTTATATGTAAGTGATGAGAAACctcataaatttttcttaagagaagaGAGGAACACGAGCAATTTATACAGTGTGTCATGGTAACCCTGATCATCAAAAGTTATAATAGATAGGTTCTTTaacttcttttaaaattaaataatatttatgaatccATTTGATACATaagttcagaaaataaaaaagcccCATTAGGAAAACTAAAAGACCATTGATTTCAAATGTTTaaccaaatatattattatatcataacaatttttttttataggtatatcATAGCAAAATTATTGATGtggttatatttattatttcttcgtttaatgaatttaacttaatgacatattatttaattttcaataacatAATAAGATAATTGATGATGTGACATTATAAGAGGGAAGGTCCATGCTTTAACAATTATATAGTATTTAGATATATAGATAGGTATTGGTACCTCTAATTTGCCAGTAAGCTCTTTAGACAAGCGTTTAAAGAGGTCATCAGAATACATTGTTCTATATTCTTGTTGGATAAGGGCGCGCTGTGTTGCGTCCCGATGCGCAAGAATATTGACTACTGCTGCAGTATCGCACCCGAACCCTGGAAATTCAAATAAGAAGATTATGAAACATGTATTCCACATACACAATGCAACTTATTGAAACATCAAATTTCCCATTGCAGACACAATGGGAAATCGCAATATACATACATAACAGCCCACAGAAGGAAAATAGAGGACAGCTCCTATTAGAGAATTTGGCAAATACATAACTACCAACATGTTGTACAATAAAAATGTAGGGAAGTGGTGGCAGAACTGGATGTATATCACCAGGAACTACCACTCATAAATATTAACACCATCTTAGATTGAACCTCTGTTGCATGGGTGTACAAATCATCTCCCTGTCCTTACGACATATTATGTCTATTTCTTTGGTATACTACCACAAAGTCGTTGTAATTTGGACCTAATAAAACTTTCATATTCTCCATCTCAATTGACGGATTGTAGCACTAACGCACGTGTGTACgcatgaaaaatgaaaattgaccGTCATTATTGGCTGGAACAGAGCTTTTATGCTTCCAGATCCAAAAAGAAAAGCTAGTTATTGTGCTAATGGAAGGCCAAAATTTCATGCCTCAAATGTCACCGCATGAGATCTAGCGGCggtaattataattatcaacaaaaagaaaaattttcgaAATTCAGAACAAAAATTGTAACCCAAGACCTAGGTTTATGAGGAAAAAAGTTTCCTATTTGCGCAATCACAATCTAtgcaataaaacaaaaaagcaaaagaGATCTTCTAAGGGAAGGCTCTGAGAAACAAAGCAGGTATAATATCTACGTCATTTCACtgattgcatgaacatttttcaaaaatttccaacGGTCGATCAGAAAAACTAGCAAACGAGGCATGAGATAAGAGCATATGAAAACAACCTAACAAGAAGAAATTCGAGACAAAAGAAGGAGAAAGTTAGTACCCTTGAAAGCACGGTAAAGCGCTATAGCGTCGTCTCTTGGGGAAGTGGCAACGGGAGAAAGAATCAGCGTCGACATTTTCTCAGTCCCAAAATCTCTGAATCGATCTTCTTGTCTtgtgggtttgattttgtaatgaaatgaaaaagagagagaaaacagagcAGGCAGTTTGAAAACAGACCGACAGAAGCTCTCCCTCcctccattatttatttatttatttatttcatttcatttaatcgaCACGCGGCACGCCATCGGTAACATCGACTAGGAGTGGCCCCCACTTACTCTCATTTCTAGACGTTATCTAATAGACAAAATCAATTGTATTAGGAGTCCTGCTACAGCctacagcccccgctccctCTCCCGCTTTCGGTCCCGCTCGGTGTAAaatatagtgtttttttattttacttttttatacatgtattttttaacactataaaatatttttaaaaaaaataaaaaaaattataatatcactaaaaaatacttacttaatcattaagtaaaaaaaaaatatattaaaaaaataattttacaccGAGCGGGACCAAGAGCGGGATCGGgagtggtgagagtagcattattcttgtATTAGATATCCGTATTTTTCACATTTAAGACGTGTCGTTTTCTCTCGTACAAATAAGATAGGGAATTCTATACTCTTTTAccataagataaaagaaatttatatacggatttagaatttattttattttattttattttattattataattttttaaaattttttatataaaatataataagtctcaatttagattaaaaatttatttagataatgaaatgagatgagataattttaaataaaatattattttttaatattattattttaaattttaaaaaaattaaattatttattatattttataaaaaaaattattataataaaataaaataaatattcaaacgaTATGAGTTGAAATCTCGTACGGTAAAATAGTCTTGGATATAAACACACATGTTTTTACTAGCGACAAAAGTGATAGCTTTTGCCTCTATGGTTTAGAGTATTTTTAatggattagtcaaaattaaatgatattttatatgaatgtaagaaaaatttaatttttaattattttatttacataaatctctacattagaatagttatttttttattatatataatagaataatataagatgaatttgattttgattattcacattaaatctccacattagattatctatttattcattatatagtaatgaataactaataatttttaaaatatttaatttttttaattattaatttattttattttatcatattttactattctacctattatatattaattaataatcatattcttattaaattaatatattactaacttaaattaatatatcaattatgataaaatatgtgatagaaagaaatagagagataaataattaataaaatatatatttgatgtatgaacaataaccttcaaatttagaaaaaaatttgaaagtcactgtaactaaattctaaatatttggaatttaatTAATCCATTGTGAACATATTTTGCTCTCTAATAACTAAATACTCAATGAATTTatcttttagctaatccattgaaGATTCTCACAATGGATTAGCTATCTACTCcctcatataataataaaaataccactaaaaaatagagaaaagagaaattattttaataatcttaGCTACCACTTTTATGCATAACAACAACAGAGCATTTTAAATGAATtagttaaagaaaaatgttagatACAAGCAGCATGCGTAATCACTGTGCAAATGGTATCCAAGTGGAAAATGAAACGGTTCGTTTTGGAATTGGATGGCTCACATTCTCCCTCCCTCTGAATCCAGAGATCCCAGTCTCTCTCCCTCGTCTTCCCCATTCTCTCCCATCTTTCTTTGAACCTGTTCTCCACTGTGAATCGTCCCCTCCCCAAGCTCCCTTTAAAGACCAGCTCCCTCCCTCAGACTTTCCCTTCCTCACTCTTCCTTAATTACATGCCCTTTCATAGTTACTGTAACAAAGCAGTTGAAGAATAATACGAATGAACATGAGCATAATAGTAGAATGGTGAAATAGGTCTACAACATGGAGCTATGATTTCACTAGTTGTGACCCACCGATGTGAATAAAACCTTTTCCGAGTAGTTTCATGGTCGTATGATGCACCATTTCTCTCTCAGTCAAGTCGATATTGTAAGAGGCCTGGGAACACGGAAAAGCTAGAAAGCAACAATGTAAAAgcaagaagaagacgaagagggAGAAGATACAGAGAGACTTCGCACGTAGTTGTTACCTTGTTGGGTTCAAACATGGAAAACTTTTCAACTTCCTTGACTAATGCATGATGGGTACGGGATGGCCTAGAATTTCTTCTTAGCTTCTTCTACTTCCACGAACTTTGAATTTCCGAAGCTGAACATCTATCTGGGTTTCGTGTATTTCATCTGCTTGAAGGACAAGCCAAAATCTACGCAAAAtcttttttcagatttcttttttccgcatttctttcttttttaaaatgtaatgGCTGACATGACATAGACAACTATTGACCGTTTGCGCGGCCCAACTGTACCTAGAAGAATTAAAAGTCcatcacatatttaattattagattccaaaatattatcataataattaattaaaatctaaatatttatacTTTAGCAACACCAAATGGGATGGATAAAcataagagttttgctacacaacttctaccacactccatacttttttaaatttttaaattttttaatatttttttaaaaaatttttttgagtatattctttttaaattatttcaaattttctatttattatttctataataaatatttgataaaagaaaaaaataataataattaaaaaaaaatatagagtataAAATGTGAGGAAGTTGTGAAAATTTATTGTAAACATAAACTCattaagagtttaaaaaaaatatcaaggtAGTAGGTAGTCAAGAGGCCCACTTGAAGACTTTGAGATCTCGTATTTAGAAAAGAGTATTGCTAGGTACACAATTTTTGTGTACACGAAAACAAGAGACATAACGATAAAATTAGAGTAGTGTTACTCATATGCACAATTTTACACACGATACTATACGTATTAAGTGacaatctcattttatcaattttttttttttaatttgaatttcaaatttcaaactttaaaattttattattttcaatagtTAACACATCAGTTCATatgattatgtaaataaaattgtaagcatatatataacattttctttctttagtcTTGTACGAGTAAATGATGTTGAATAGTTGATGGAAGTGAGTTTTTGTACCAGGGCAAGCTAGGCCTGGCTTACTTCATTGAAACCAGAGGCTCGTGATTTGGCGAGCCATGAAATGAAAAGAGGGAGACTCTGGCATGCCCAAAAGGGAAAGAACAGGCAACATACTTTCAAATGTGTCGCATTAAAGAGGGGAATGCAGGTTGGGATCCGGTCCCCAATAGGATTAGTCGCATTATGTAATACCGAATGACCCTCACAAGAGGTCGAGGTCCCATACTTGAATGAACAACCGCATTAAATAtggagctttgctacacaacttccaccacactccacactccatacttttttaaattttttaaatttttaatattttttttaaatttttttttgagtttattctttttaaattatttcaaattttttattcattattcatataataaatatttaataaaagaaaaaaataataaaaattaaaaataatatggagtgtagaggttgtgtgaatagtaggaggttgagtagattttttgttaaatatgacCTCATGCTGTTTGGAACAGAAGGGAGGTTAATCACTCATATCAAACTCttaactctttttctttttgactttGATATCAGAGGTATCACAGACACATCCGACTAccccttttcatttcttttgccAATGCTTGACGATGTTTAGAGCTGGTATTACAAAACATATCTAAACAGTCGAGATTAGTATTATGGAGTCTACCTCTCATGAAATCATGACTTGTATGCCATAAGCTTGCTATCTCCATAGCATatcatgtttattattttttataactttttatttgcATTATAATGAAATATCGTTGGagcatttaaattaattacatggtAAAATAATGGACTTTACATAAAGATAAGTTGTTcttacttttaaataaaactacatgaaaaattacattgttttgatatgatgtttgGAAGCCGCGTAGACTTGGAGTAAGGAAGATATAACCAAGTACGTGTCAAAGCtgcctacaaaaaaaaaaaaagtacgtgTCAAAGCTCAAAATAGACCCGAAATCCGAAACCGTGTGTAGAAACCGAACCGATCCGAGTGGAATGGAATGGAGGCCAACGCGTTTGCTGAGGCAAGTTGGATTGACTCCAACTCTGCAACTGCCtaactactttttcaacttcttttaaTTGAGGTAATACGAACACGGAAAGTGGAAACTTCTTTCGTCTGGACCTTTGAGGCAGGAAGTTTCTCTCTTGCATTTGAGTTTGAGGAGAGGTTTAGATTTACTgaagaattgaaataaattaagatgatttatgaataatagaataaaagtttaattatttattatatttagtatgagaatttaaaaaaattattttaagatttgaaaaagttgaattatttattatattttgtgtgagaatttaagaaaattataataatgaaatgagatgagttgaggtgagttttgaatccaaacctctcctgaGTCCTTCCACAGATAGAATTAATAGAAATACATGTGTTGTCCAAACCaaggttgaaaaaaaatttcatttaagtTGATTCAGTCGATTCAAATTGAATcgacaaaaaaatcaaaagatttaATAAACTTTTTGAATCGTTcactaaatcattataattgACCAATTAAGATTGATTTAGACCCATTTTAAccgattcaaaattttatttttttatgagaaatagACTTTATTTCATTCTATAAAAGAAGTTAAATATGTGACTTAAGTTACAAGTTAAATTAAACATCTATTATAAGCTTTCTCGTACACAAAAAATTTTGCGATGGGTATTATCTAAACTTCAAGAAACTCTCAAAAATAGAGTAtataaaacaaggaaaaacaaCCCGCATCaaaacttcatcttccaaaagaGGAGAAGTAAACAACACACCCATCCTCCTAAACAAAAGACGGAGGAACCAACCACCATTATGTACAAAAGTCTAATAGtctatttcaattattatttaacacaaacaaaaatcaaaattgcaTTAAGTTGTCTAACAACTgcgtttttttaaaaaaaaatttgttatacaaaaatatgataatactaaacatatataaactttttcatcattatattcaataagaattgtaaaaaatttgacAGAAAcacatgttattttatttagctgaacaaaataattagatgatgaatgaataatttatattaaatttgtagTTGTGCAAAAATACTACATTTGCCATAAGCAGCATTTGCCATATGCTTATAACTTAAtaggtaaaaaaatattgacaattgaggttaaatacataaaatatatatttattgaaactatttagcttcatatatttttttattgaaactagtcaatgaatttatattttatattcttttatgcatgatataaaatgtttgaatgacattatatatgatttttaatactttttatagaCCTTGAAATAATAGGTTCAAAATTGTCATCAATCATCCAACTCGATTTTTTGAATCGCCCGATTTATTAAATTGGTTCTAATTACCCGATTTCGATTTTTCGAGCATCGGTCCAGAGTAGAGACATGTATGAAATGTATATATCGACATTTATTtctatatgtataaaaaaaatgatatttacattaTTAGGTGTCAAAGAATCGCgcattccttttgaaaaaatgaataaatttgatatctacataaaaaaaaatatatattttttaataataaatcttacttttaaaaaaaaaaatacgtgaaacttatacatttaaaaaCTCTATCTAACATTCTCATgtataaatgaaaatgattaataaatggTATGGGAAACCCTTTAtatatctttcattttctcacttGACATCATCAACTTTAAATAGTAACAACTTGAAAAGATATTGATATCTATATTATTGCAACACGGtcaaattaaaatgattaaattaaaaccAATCGAAATCAAATTAAGGATTTGATACCGTGGCCCGTGTAGACAAAAACTGggattataatttatagttcAATCGGCTAGAGAACTGCTCtgtctagaaaagaaaaaaaaaaacattttttagattttaaaaaaatatgagatgtgtttttattggattttttgaaGCTACGTGGAAAATGAGTAGATATATTTGaaagttatttaaatatagttatttaagttatttttctattttgtaatttttttatattctttattttctattaaaatctAGGTAAATAATTGGATAAGAAATTGATATAAAATCTTAGATTAAAGAATATTTAGTTAGAGGTTAGAtaattctttcaaaaattatatgtgCAGTCACTTTTGCGTACTCCTTGCACACTACACCAATTATTTATCAGTCactaattctataatttttctaattcaaATGAGTAATTATgattttgattgtttattttaagagttatgttatataaagtcatttttgtatattttttatacactttactgatgtgattggttaaaa
Protein-coding sequences here:
- the LOC109003533 gene encoding uncharacterized protein LOC109003533, whose amino-acid sequence is MASEVVKRVKCGCCGMWEECTVEYIEWVQERFGGVWVCGLCEEAIKDEQARLGVGVEAALRMHATFLESAHADPAARMAPSILELIKKIMSSSLSPKASLP
- the LOC109003535 gene encoding annexin D5, encoding MSTLILSPVATSPRDDAIALYRAFKGFGCDTAAVVNILAHRDATQRALIQQEYRTMYSDDLFKRLSKELTGKLETAVLLWMHDPAGRDALIVWQALRVETKNLEAATEVICSRTPSQIQHVKQIYHSKFGVPLEHDIEICASGDHKKLLLAYVRTLRYEGLEVDREITQKDAKALYKAGEKKLGTDEKTFIRMFSERSRAQLAAISSAYHDMYGSSLKKAVKGETSGLFEYALLTILRCSENPAKYFAKVLRKSMKGLGTNDTTLVRVIVTRTEIDMQYIKVEYLKKYKKTLNDAVHSETSGHYRTFLLSLLGPNH